The Anastrepha obliqua isolate idAnaObli1 chromosome 5, idAnaObli1_1.0, whole genome shotgun sequence DNA window agtagccagtgatgggcaatactttcaatggtATGatatgattcacttgtaagcattttttcagaataaagttgtattttcataaaaaaaaagcgAGAACTTAATTGCACATCTAATACTTAAAGgtaacaaatttttacaaataaaatgtgttagaaAAGTAGTTCTGAACGCACCCTTATTTATCCAAACTTATACGCTTGATTAGTTTTTTGGAACGGAAAATAAGTGTGCGTACTgcgaaaaagtagcaaaataaaaacaacaaaatagtttcaaaaacatcaacaaaagAACTGgagcagcaaaaacaataacaaacaacaaAGACCCCACCACCAATAGGGGCGATCAATCGAGTGAgatcaacaataataataacaaacaataaaattgaAAGGAATGTGggcatatgtacgtatttacatatgtatgtgtgtgcgtgttatTTGGTAGAAGCGAAGCAGAGATACTGAAAGATTAAAACAGCATGAGGAGAAAACATGGGCGTGGTGCGAAATAGCCTATTTGCGATGAAACCCTGTTTGGCGAAAATTGTAGCGGACTTTAGAGTGGGCACAACCGATTTGGAGGTGATGTTGGTTTTtagatataatattaaaatgataACTTTTTTAGATCTTTAAATCAAAAGCAATATATTTTAGGACAAACAATTAAAACAGgaaattgatgaaaatttttcaagaaattgcAAAGTTCCTTTGATGTTGGTCACACTGTTGCGTATGGAGTTGCATGGGTTTCgaaggctaaaaaatatttttttctcatattttcctaaaataaaacaacttttcaacatttcaatgaaaggcacatatatatagtatatttttgataaattttttgtgaCTTTTTCGTTTCAAAAATCCGAAAAATTCAGGGATTGGGACATAGTTTCCTACAACCTCTCAGCGTGGAGTTCCCGTGGCGTTGTCAAAATAACTCTGAtagcttcatttaaaataaaataaaaataacaatttaccTACTTCAATAACCGCTAATTCCGGGCTTCAAAACCCAAAAGGGCTTTTAAATAGTGATGACCTCTCGGTAAGCTATGGCAAACCTGCGATTATCTTTCTTTATGTGTAACCCGTGCTTGAAATGCTTACAACTTTTATTTTGGCTCATTAGGttccaaatataatatttttgaagtgaaacttcttaggcgtcgatggacgaacgAGAATGGACAGTAAAATTTCCAGgttatgcaacgttttgggcattttcgttccacgagagagaaaaaaaatataacgtagaggaagaggagagagagctataccttatatatatcttagatacacatTAGGctattttcctgagtttttccttgtggttgctaatttttagtgagaaataacactgcctactttttggcgcttgttcgTTGGTACAAACTtgcagaaaatatattttggtgcctactgtttggggcgttttttggtccgaatttttttggggtttttttctgtgctactttttggcgcttatttccgtttcctggctagtgcttgtgcgtactataaagtgctatccattccggcgtcggatttgttggtattgccttgcggtaatttgtgccgttgctgcggtcctggaatcccTGCGTTTgggcgggtgataaacgctcggagtagtgcgcgttgctgccacggtttgtgtccgatGTTTACCTCGTTTACCgctcgacccttctccgttctttgtaaattttgtctatttgtattctctgcaaatgttgtgaatttatttagattttctctctctttctctctcggatctctccctctttctttgtctgccttgaaagtttcacttctgttatgtactacgctacacgcacttttttctttttcaaatttatgtacCCTTCTCTTAAGTCCTTATTAACCTTACACACACAACTCTACCTAATATAACGTCCGTagacgttttgcgtccgtagagaccatccaaaaggcttctACCCACATCCTGAAgggcattccggtcaatgacctgaaacactctttcgaaatgctttcagatcgcgcaaaacagtgtatcgaggccagaagagactattttgaataaataaactcgaagttatcagaacaaagctcctgtcatttctattttagctcagtcttgtttattttggacttcaccttgtagtataataaagtgtaagtttgaagttgtttaaaaattgaattgattttaaacaaattttttccatacgtttTTGAGCTTCCGAATTTGTGTTCTAAATTGAATTTCGTTTGAAAATAAGtaaggaaatatatattaagTAAATTTTGTGCTCTACTCGTATATAGCATTGGCTTAGGGTGGGCCTAGATCGAAAATTTATTGCTTATATGAAGTGTGCaattaagttctcgctgtttttttgatgaaaatactactttattctgaaaaaatagttagaagtgaatcattgaaagtattgcccattgctggctactactttttcccatctttctggtacatctcgtataccgtcgcggtaaaactgttcatcttttgaggctatccacggatcaagccatttttttatgttttcatatgaatggaactgctagtcagctagaccatgtgccatcgatcagaACAGGTGACAATCGGACGGCGCCATGTCTGGAGAATAtgacgggtggggtaggattccccatttcagtgtttccatgTAGGTTTTAACGTATTTGGCAgtgtgaggccgagcgttgtcatgctgtagaatcactttttcatgcctccccgcgtattgcggccgcttgtTGCGCAGTGCTCGGCCCAATCGCATCAATTTAattcgataccgatccccagtgatggtttcgcttgattttaacagttcataataaataacacgaaCTTGGtctcaccaaatacatagcataaccttcgcagcgtgaatattcggtgACGTAGAAGCAttaccgggcagtccccatgactttcttttctttggattgctgtaatgaatccattatTCATCACCGgtaacgatgcgatgaagaaacccctttcttttttgccgctggagcagttgtttacAGGCGAAAAAAAGACGTTCAACTtctcttggttttaactcacaaggaacccaagtcccctgtttctgaatcattcccaaagcatgcaatcgcttggaaatggattggcgagtaactcctaatactgaagcaagctcttcttgcgtttgacacggatcctcattgagcaatgcctccaattcaattttttttttttgaaaattctactgGAGAAGCATTTCCTGAGAGGTTATAgcataagtatacatataagtatgtaaatccAATCAAATCTTAACACCAGTCTCCGCCTTCGAAAATTTCATTCACgaactgttttttgtatttgctgtACATATTTTGAGGTTAAGCCAAAATTTCGTACTCTAcataaattttcatgtaaatacttattttcatattcatttctattttgtgatttttttcccGCTGCCATACACTCTTGCACTTAGTATCCGTTTACATTGAAAACTACCCACCTCTTTGTTCACTcgcacatattttttgtttgtttttttttgttgtaagacTAAGAGCACTCATCATCGTAACTCCCTTCGGCatttatattttgattattaCACCTTTACGTATTGTTAAACCTTTATTGTTCTACGACCGGTTATTTTTACAAGTCTacgtatatttacttttttcttcgcTTTTCCCATTTCCATGCGTTGCCTTCGCTTACATTGGCAttgatttactttttatttttatacccgcATATGTTCGCATTTCTAATGTTATTACACGCTCATTATTATCTCTTCACACACTCAGGCCCCCGAGTGGCCTTGTTGCGTTCAACCCATTCGtttggcattgttgttgttgctattgccaCCAGAACATATAATACAATTGCCATGGTGTCCTTAAAAGTAACGGTAATGATTTTGACAGACAACACTGCGCACCGGTGAATGCTGAAGAGGTTGTGTGAGAAAAGTTTTCGTTTTATTCGCTTTTTATTGCAATTGTTGTTGGCAATTTCAACCACCTGGCGCCTGTTGTTAGCCCTTGCGAATTCCTGGTAGCATCTTGTGTTTTGTGGCAAATTAGAATGAATCTCTTGGTTGTTTTCTTTCTGAGGTGCTATTATCGCAAAcaaaatacgagtatacataagtacaagcatacatatgtatatacatacatatgtactcattAGGGTGCGACAAAATGGAAAAGAGAAAGTTTTTGTAACCTGgtgcagtaaaatattttttcattcgcAAGTATTTGCCGCTAAGGAAGCGCATAAAAAGGGAAACAAAAACtgctataaaatacaaaaaaaaataaataaataattggcgcgtacacttctgttaggtgtttggccgagctcctcctcctatttgtggtgtgcgtcttgatgttgttccacaaatggagggacctacagtttcaagccgactccgaacggcagaaatacactcggaggtttgccattgcctgccgaggggcgaccgctattagaaaaatgtttttattaattttgctttcaccgagattcgaaccaacgacctctctgtgaattccgaatggtaatcacgcaccgacccgttcggctacggcggccgcctgccGCAAAAACTGCTATACTGCAGTTAAAACCCAAAAAATCTCCTGGTTCCAATTTAACAACAGCAAAACTCTTAAAAGAACTACCAAAAGAAGATACATATAATACTCGTTTATCTCACCCAACTCTTCAATGCAATCAGGCTGACAAGATTTGTCTCACCTCAGTGGAAAATTGCTCAATACTCATGAATGGAATcggaaaaacaaatgagcatcgactggATTTCTGACTTCTCCAAAAGCGATTTTTTGgttggtggctcgtctggggccctCCATTCGGTACTTTGATGCTTACTTTCAAGTTCATGTCGGAAACGCCACgcttcatcaccagttacaatgttgtaaaggaagttctcgtgtTTTcccgcctctttaatgaggtatttcgaatgttgaattctgaacaatttttggtcctcagtcaacttgtgcggaatgaaacgtgcacaaatcattagttaaaatgcgataaatagatattttggagatattcaactccgattccatgaatttcaacgatgatttcggttcatttttgataaagttgcgaacaatttcgatggagctttcggtgattactgatttttggCGGCCCGTTCATTgttatttatgtcctcacatCCATCTCACTCATGAACTTTGGCACGAAATACTTGTggccaaaaagtaaggtgaatttatttgtcaaacttcgcgggattaaaatttcgctctagttattttgttcatgagttggcagcactgttagtaacatttgggccaactttcatgtgaatgtcattatccgtaatatatttacgcttgtgtttaccaaacgaccaagagtgcatttttcgatttttacaatgtctgatttgattgagcagagaagtgccatcaaattttgtttgcggaatgaaattttggctgcggaaacgtttagcatgctgCAGaaagcatttggtgattcgaccatgtcgcagaaaaatgtttataagtggtacaaagacttcaaagagggtcgagaacgtgttgatgacttggagcgctccggacgaccatcgacatcaaagatgaccaacacgtcaataaagtgaaggagttggtgctcaaaaatcgtcggttgactgttaaagaccttactgatatgatcggaatatcagaagaatctgtgaaaaccattttgaaagaccatttgggcctacgaaaagtcaagtCCCGTTTGGTACccaaaactctcaatttcttggaaaaaagtcgtcgcgttgatgtgtgtgaaacaatgctttgagactatcaggacaagctcaaatgcatcattacaggagatgagacttggatttatgcttacgtccctgaaacaaccgaccaatcaatcgaatatcgtgctaaaggcgaggccagaccgaaaagagcacgtcaaagtcgttcaaaaataaagatcatgatgacagtttttttcgattttagtggtgtggtgcactatgaattccttccacctggccaaactgttaataaggaatattatttgagcgttatgcgccgtttacgtgaagcacttcgtctaaaaagaccagaattatggaccaacaactcttggtttttgcatcacgataatgcaccgtctcacactgcactcgttcttcgtgaccatttcgccaaaaattccacgcatatcgttccgcaacaaccgtattcgcctgatttggctccgtgtgacttctggctattctcaaaactcaagagaccactccggggaacgcgtttcgagtcgattgaggagataaaagctgaatcgaagaaggtgctgatggctataccggaagtcaactatttggcatgtttcggggattgtcATCgcgaggggattattttgaaggggatgaaattgatttacaagaataaataaagatttttcattttacaaccaaattcaccttactttttgtccacagtagacaatcatcgccataaacttttttcatcaattcaaatgtttcggtaaacgttttaccgattttaaaataaaatctgatATTAggtctttgttcgaaactcatttttgtacccatgacacaaacatactgacactttagatgcaataacttcgcttcaaCTTATCCAAATGTGACCAAGTTTTGACTGGAAGTCTCcctgtaacttccaacgcactaactcattaaaaaggtgGCACcttcacaaacatttttatgacgccagacttgtttgttttggacttcaccttgtctGCCAGCTAATTCGAAAAATGTAACCTCCCTAATGTGCAAACAAATGCTTGACGCACTAATGGCACAagcgtttattttatttgatttctagCCAAGACaattgcaaatacaaaaaaacaaaaaagttggtTCACCCTAATGTATCTCAATATGACTGTATTACGCAGTAATGGCAAGcaattacgtttttatttcagtttattacATTTTCGCTGTGTTTACACTTGAAATTTAGGCATATGCACTTGAAACGGCTTTGTTTACATGATATACTTAATTCAGAAAACAAcactaacattaaaaaaaaaaaaaattaaaaatcatggTGGAAAAAAGGATATCTCCCCCATAGAGCTTAAGAACAAATTAGTATAATTTCGAAACATTCGTTTTTGAAAcacattcaaaaaataaaaacataattattAACTAAAATTCTCTCACTCCCCTTAGAAAAACTTGCGCGCAGCACCTATACGAAAACCGGCGCCATTGCCTCTACTCACCTCATCATTGAACCAACGCTTCATCGCCCCTACAAAACCTTCATCGGTTGAGCGATCGATGTAGGAGCTCATCAAACTATTCACCAGCAATTGTGAATCTCTCGCAGTATCCAAGTCATTGTTCAACATcgcattccaaatttgccaACCCAAATCCGGGCGTATATTCAAAAATGACATCAACGCCGATTCGAAGCCAACCATTAAGCCGCAAGCCAGTAGGCGACTATTGCCAAAAATGATTACGCGTCCATCGCGCAAACAAGCCTCCCCATCGTCTAGATCAGTACTCTCAAAATGTATGCCGTAAAAGTTGGGTATTAGCTCTTCGGCCTTCCTGCACAATTCGGACATATTAACTGAAATAAATTGTGGGTGTAGAGCTACATGCAGGCATATCTGAGATGCTACCTACGCAAGACGCCTGTTTGGAGCGGCAGATGGTAGTAGAAGAAGGGCAGAGCAATGCAACGTTTGGCCaccatatgcatatatttgacCAGCTGTTCGACCGTCGTTGGTTTGTAGAACAACTCGGGCAGACAGAGCACCGCATGTACACCCAATTTTTGTGCATGCTCGGCCATTACTAGAACATCGGGTAATGGTGCGCCACCGATTTGTAGAAACATAATCAAATTATACTTTTGTGAGGCCTCCCACCAGGCTTCCGCATTCCGTATACGCTCCGACAAACCCAACGCTGGACCCTCGCCCGTAAACGCATTAACTGTGTGGGAATAGTGAACGACAGTTAgcgtatttatttaacataaaaagtgTGATGCAAGAGCAATCACTGCATACATTACCTAGTATTCCGCTTATGCGATTCGTACTTAGCCACTCGGCGTAACGATCGATATTCTCAATTTCCAAAGTTTGTTCTCTaatgaaagaaaattacaagaagttagcattaaattttgtaattgcaGAAATTTGCTAATCATTTTGGGTTATACTCATTGTTTTTGAAATCAGTGAATACAGGCGCCATAAGGCctttaaaatcgaaaaatgacaCATGTCTAGCCTCATCGTCCAGAGAAGATCGAGTACTTCGCTTATGATCACGTTTTTCTGGCGGTTGGGTCACTTCTTTGTACCGCTGCGCAACATAACGTTGAACTGCCTGATCGCGAGGTAAGCTTTTCCCTGTGTTGCCCAGTGTGTTGGTTAGAGAAATGTAAATTCAAACAAACGGGAATAtcttctgttattattattattttttttttattcggagTAATGTCTTGCACACTCATGCGTTCTGACATTTGTGTGaaactttttgatatttgttgAAATAATAAAGTCGATGAAAATAGAGTCGTTCCGCGTTTAGTCgaaaatcattttctttttccCTTGAA harbors:
- the LOC129247447 gene encoding N-acetylneuraminate lyase B-like; its protein translation is LTNTLGNTGKSLPRDQAVQRYVAQRYKEVTQPPEKRDHKRSTRSSLDDEARHVSFFDFKGLMAPVFTDFKNNEEQTLEIENIDRYAEWLSTNRISGILVNAFTGEGPALGLSERIRNAEAWWEASQKYNLIMFLQIGGAPLPDVLVMAEHAQKLGVHAVLCLPELFYKPTTVEQLVKYMHMVAKRCIALPFFYYHLPLQTGVLLNMSELCRKAEELIPNFYGIHFESTDLDDGEACLRDGRVIIFGNSRLLACGLMVGFESALMSFLNIRPDLGWQIWNAMLNNDLDTARDSQLLVNSLMSSYIDRSTDEGFVGAMKRWFNDEVSRGNGAGFRIGAARKFF